From Sulfuricaulis sp., one genomic window encodes:
- a CDS encoding thioredoxin fold domain-containing protein codes for MLRSCFRRMALLGAGILLALMSFILPAAEKTELRGVGQFEIPAWFKNSFLDLPEDVAEATQSGKRLMLYFGQEGCPYCAELFNKNFSQAHIVDYTRQHFDAIDFDLWGNREVTDLSGKSMPEKELAAKLKVWFTPTLLFFNEQGEQVLRINGYYPPHQFLAALKYVGEKQEKRLTFKEYLAKLSPPPAKGALQPQPFFARPPHDLTRVPGGKPLAVFFEQKDCTGCDRMHEVVLKDAVTMDFLKRYHVIQLDRWGDMPVVTPAGHKTNARAWADSLNVAYVPTAVLYDGGKEVIRIEGMLKGFHVQSVLDYVVSGAYKTQPSLQRFIQARADYLREQGVVVDIWN; via the coding sequence ATGCTACGAAGCTGTTTCAGGCGCATGGCGCTACTCGGCGCAGGGATATTGCTGGCCCTGATGTCATTCATTTTACCAGCAGCGGAGAAGACTGAGTTGCGTGGTGTCGGCCAGTTCGAGATTCCTGCTTGGTTCAAGAATTCTTTCCTCGATCTGCCGGAAGACGTCGCCGAGGCAACTCAGAGTGGCAAGCGGCTGATGCTTTATTTCGGCCAGGAAGGCTGCCCGTATTGCGCCGAGCTTTTCAACAAAAATTTCAGTCAGGCGCATATCGTGGACTACACACGCCAGCATTTTGATGCCATCGATTTTGATTTGTGGGGGAACCGCGAAGTCACCGATCTCTCCGGCAAGTCCATGCCGGAGAAGGAACTCGCTGCCAAACTCAAAGTCTGGTTTACGCCCACCTTGCTGTTTTTCAACGAGCAGGGTGAACAGGTGCTGCGCATCAACGGCTACTACCCGCCGCACCAGTTTCTGGCGGCGCTCAAATATGTCGGCGAAAAGCAGGAAAAGCGCCTGACCTTCAAGGAATATCTCGCCAAACTGTCGCCACCGCCGGCGAAAGGCGCACTTCAGCCGCAACCGTTTTTTGCCAGACCTCCCCACGATCTGACGCGTGTTCCCGGAGGTAAACCTCTCGCGGTATTTTTTGAACAAAAAGATTGCACGGGTTGCGACCGCATGCACGAGGTGGTGCTGAAGGATGCCGTCACGATGGATTTTCTCAAACGTTACCACGTGATCCAGCTGGATCGATGGGGCGACATGCCGGTGGTGACCCCTGCTGGTCACAAGACCAATGCGCGTGCATGGGCGGATTCACTGAACGTTGCTTACGTGCCGACGGCGGTGTTGTACGACGGTGGAAAGGAAGTCATCCGGATCGAGGGAATGTTGAAAGGTTTTCACGTCCAATCGGTGCTGGATTACGTCGTCTCCGGCGCCTACAAGACGCAGCCGAGCCTGCAACGATTCATCCAGGCGCGCGCGGATTATCTGCGCGAACAGGGTGTCGTGGTGGATATCTGGAATTAG
- a CDS encoding potassium transporter Kup, which yields MNNDAPARKSSTAALALLALGVVFGDIGTSPLYAVKETFSPEHGIPLNTANILGGLSTIFWALMIVVSLKYVTLIMRADNKGEGGIMALLALASTAVRNSPRTHSVILLLGVIGAALFYGDAVLTPAISVLSAVEGLEVGTATFKPYVIPIAVIVLVTLFAFQRQGTAVVGALFGPICVLWFLSLGTVGVYNIVQNPAVLWALNPVHAFGFVTGHGFASFVVLGAVLLAFTGAEALYADMGHFGKRAVRLAWFGLVLPALALNYFGQGALLIVNPQAITNPFYHAYPAWALYPMIALATAATVIASQAVISGAYSVTRQAVQLGYLPRMNILHTSVKQIGQIYIPSINWILLVSVLAAVIGFGSSSNLASAYGVAVAGTMLIDTILTFFVIRYGWGIPMIVAAISTGFFILVDMAFFSASLLKVFDGGWFPLVVGAAIFVLMVTWRRGRDLLLARLRESSVPLEAFLKSLMRNPPTRVHGTAVFMTSTPGSVPHALLHNLAHNKVLHERVVFLTVIIKDVPWVPSKERVHIQDLGNNCFQVTIHFGFKDRPDVMQALELCREYELEFQPLQTSFFLSRETVIPSIRVEGMALWRERLFATMARNGGSPVEYFNLPANRVIEVGTQIEI from the coding sequence TTGAATAACGACGCCCCTGCGCGGAAATCCTCTACTGCCGCACTTGCCCTGCTCGCCCTCGGCGTCGTCTTCGGCGACATCGGCACCAGCCCGCTCTACGCCGTCAAGGAGACCTTCAGCCCCGAACACGGCATTCCCCTCAACACGGCGAACATCCTCGGCGGGCTTTCGACCATATTCTGGGCGCTGATGATCGTGGTATCGCTCAAGTACGTAACGCTCATCATGCGTGCGGACAACAAGGGCGAGGGCGGCATCATGGCGCTGCTGGCGCTCGCTTCCACGGCCGTCAGGAATTCGCCACGCACGCATTCGGTTATCCTGCTCCTCGGAGTAATCGGCGCAGCATTGTTCTACGGCGATGCCGTACTGACGCCGGCGATCTCGGTCCTGTCCGCCGTCGAGGGTCTCGAGGTCGGTACCGCGACCTTCAAGCCATATGTCATTCCGATCGCGGTCATCGTGCTGGTAACGTTGTTCGCCTTTCAGCGCCAGGGCACCGCGGTGGTCGGGGCCTTGTTCGGGCCAATCTGCGTCTTGTGGTTTCTCTCCCTCGGTACCGTGGGCGTGTACAACATCGTGCAGAACCCGGCGGTGTTATGGGCGCTTAATCCCGTGCATGCGTTTGGCTTCGTCACCGGCCACGGCTTTGCCTCGTTCGTGGTGCTGGGCGCGGTGCTGCTCGCGTTCACCGGTGCGGAGGCGCTCTACGCCGACATGGGACATTTCGGCAAGCGCGCGGTACGTCTCGCCTGGTTCGGCCTGGTATTGCCGGCGCTGGCGCTCAATTACTTCGGACAGGGGGCGCTTCTGATCGTCAATCCACAAGCAATTACGAACCCGTTCTACCACGCCTACCCGGCCTGGGCGCTGTACCCGATGATTGCTCTCGCCACCGCTGCCACCGTGATCGCCTCGCAGGCGGTCATTTCGGGTGCGTATTCCGTCACCAGGCAGGCAGTCCAGCTCGGTTACCTGCCGCGCATGAATATTCTGCATACCTCGGTAAAACAGATCGGGCAAATTTATATTCCGAGCATCAACTGGATCCTGCTCGTATCCGTGCTTGCCGCGGTAATCGGATTCGGCTCCTCTTCCAATCTCGCTTCGGCGTACGGCGTGGCGGTGGCGGGCACCATGCTGATCGACACCATCCTGACTTTCTTCGTCATCCGTTATGGCTGGGGCATTCCCATGATCGTGGCGGCCATCAGCACCGGCTTCTTCATTCTCGTGGACATGGCATTCTTTTCCGCCAGCCTGCTGAAAGTTTTCGACGGCGGGTGGTTCCCGTTAGTTGTCGGAGCGGCGATATTCGTGCTCATGGTCACCTGGCGGCGCGGACGCGATCTGCTGCTGGCGCGACTACGGGAATCCTCGGTCCCGCTGGAGGCGTTCCTGAAATCGCTGATGCGCAACCCGCCGACGCGGGTACACGGCACAGCGGTGTTCATGACCTCGACGCCGGGCAGCGTCCCCCATGCGCTGCTGCACAACCTGGCGCACAACAAGGTGCTGCATGAGCGCGTGGTCTTTCTCACCGTCATCATCAAGGACGTCCCGTGGGTACCATCGAAAGAACGCGTGCACATCCAGGACCTGGGGAACAACTGCTTCCAGGTCACCATTCACTTCGGCTTCAAGGACCGTCCCGATGTCATGCAAGCGCTTGAACTGTGCCGCGAATACGAGCTGGAATTCCAACCGCTCCAGACCTCGTTCTTCCTGAGCCGCGAGACCGTGATCCCGAGCATCCGCGTTGAAGGCATGGCGCTGTGGCGCGAGCGCCTGTTCGCCACCATGGCGCGCAACGGCGGGAGCCCCGTGGAGTACTTCAATCTCCCGGCCAACCGCGTTATCGAAGTTGGTACCCAAATCGAGATCTGA
- a CDS encoding cupin domain-containing protein, with protein MHKSRYTSVKPFTTKDGSIIRELMHPSVHGNANQSLAEAIVPVGQGTQLHQHHRSEEIYHVTEGEGRMVRGDEIFAIIPGDTICIPPGTPHRVDNTGPTELKILCSCSPPYSHDDTELLK; from the coding sequence ATGCATAAGAGCCGCTACACCAGCGTTAAACCCTTCACCACCAAAGATGGTTCCATCATTCGCGAGCTGATGCACCCGAGCGTGCACGGTAACGCGAACCAGAGCCTCGCCGAGGCCATCGTGCCGGTCGGGCAGGGGACGCAATTGCATCAGCATCATCGCAGCGAAGAAATTTATCACGTCACCGAAGGCGAGGGACGCATGGTGCGGGGCGATGAGATATTTGCCATTATTCCGGGTGATACGATCTGCATACCACCCGGGACGCCGCACCGGGTGGATAACACCGGACCGACGGAATTGAAAATCCTTTGCAGCTGTTCCCCACCGTACTCCCACGACGATACCGAGCTCCTTAAATAG
- a CDS encoding ABC transporter ATP-binding protein/permease, with the protein MRTRHYGKPPARQSDWNAIKSLLPYLWEFRGRVALAMAFLALAKIATVSVPLVLKEIVDALSTTNATLALPVFLLVAYGALRLANSTFGELRDAVFAKVTQRSIRRVALKVFEHLHNLALRFHLERQTGGMSRDIERGTAGIRFLLNFMLFNILPTILEIGFVAAILLVKYDPWFCIVTLVTLVVYIGFTLWVTEWRMIFRRNMNEMDSKANTRAIDSLLNYETVKYFNNEGFEAGRYDETLQSWEKAAVRNQTSLSLLNIGQGMVIAVGVTILMLMAGQGVVQGTMTIGDLVLVNAFLIQLYMPLHFLGFVYREIRHSLADMERMFGLLAQNTEVSDRPDAGNLNISGGAIRFEHVGFGYDSRRMVLEDVSFDVPSGHKVAVVGSSGAGKSTLSRLLFRFYDATTGRILIDGQDIRDVTQKSLRRAIGIVPQDTVLFNDTIYYNIAYGQPDATREQIIEAARSAHIHEFVETLPDKYDTLVGERGLKLSGGEKQRVAIARTLLKNPPILLFDEATSALDSRTEKAIQAELQEIATNHTTLVIAHRLSTIMDADQILVMEHGRIIERGAHSELLTRNGAYAHMWALQQQEQKEEEQRMKAVSS; encoded by the coding sequence ATGCGAACTCGACATTACGGAAAACCCCCTGCCCGCCAGAGTGACTGGAATGCGATTAAATCGCTATTGCCCTATTTGTGGGAATTCCGTGGACGCGTCGCGCTGGCGATGGCCTTTCTGGCGCTTGCCAAGATAGCGACCGTTTCCGTCCCCCTGGTCCTGAAAGAAATCGTCGACGCGCTCAGCACGACCAACGCCACGCTCGCCTTGCCGGTTTTTCTGCTTGTTGCCTACGGCGCGCTGCGGCTCGCCAACTCCACCTTCGGCGAATTACGCGATGCCGTGTTCGCCAAGGTCACGCAGCGCTCGATCCGGCGCGTGGCGCTCAAGGTCTTCGAGCACCTGCATAATCTGGCTTTGCGTTTCCATCTCGAACGCCAGACCGGCGGGATGTCGCGCGATATCGAGCGTGGTACGGCGGGCATCCGTTTTCTGCTCAACTTCATGCTGTTCAATATCCTGCCTACCATCCTCGAGATCGGATTCGTGGCGGCGATCCTGCTGGTCAAATACGACCCCTGGTTTTGCATCGTCACGCTGGTCACGCTGGTGGTTTACATCGGTTTCACGCTTTGGGTCACCGAGTGGCGCATGATTTTCCGTCGCAACATGAACGAAATGGATTCCAAGGCCAATACGCGCGCCATCGACAGCCTGCTCAATTACGAAACCGTGAAGTATTTCAACAACGAGGGCTTTGAGGCCGGGCGCTACGATGAAACCCTGCAATCCTGGGAAAAGGCGGCGGTCCGCAACCAGACTTCGCTGTCGCTGCTGAACATTGGTCAGGGCATGGTCATTGCCGTGGGCGTCACGATCCTCATGCTCATGGCCGGTCAGGGCGTGGTACAGGGAACCATGACCATCGGCGATCTGGTGCTGGTCAACGCCTTCCTGATCCAACTCTATATGCCGCTGCATTTCCTCGGTTTCGTGTATCGCGAGATCCGTCATTCGCTGGCGGACATGGAACGCATGTTCGGGTTGCTGGCGCAAAATACCGAGGTCAGCGACCGGCCGGATGCCGGCAATCTGAACATCAGCGGCGGGGCCATCCGTTTCGAACACGTCGGTTTCGGCTACGACAGCCGGCGCATGGTGTTAGAAGATGTGAGCTTCGATGTTCCTTCCGGGCATAAGGTCGCGGTCGTCGGGTCGAGCGGCGCCGGCAAATCGACCCTTTCACGTCTGCTTTTCCGGTTCTACGACGCCACCACCGGTCGCATCCTGATCGACGGTCAGGACATCCGCGACGTCACCCAGAAAAGCCTGCGCCGCGCCATCGGCATCGTGCCGCAGGACACGGTGCTGTTCAACGACACCATCTACTACAACATCGCCTACGGCCAACCCGATGCCACGCGCGAGCAAATCATCGAGGCGGCACGCTCGGCGCATATCCACGAGTTCGTGGAAACGTTGCCGGACAAATACGACACGCTGGTGGGCGAGCGCGGCCTGAAGCTGTCCGGCGGGGAAAAACAGCGTGTCGCCATCGCCCGCACACTGCTGAAAAACCCACCGATCCTGTTGTTTGACGAGGCCACCTCGGCGCTCGACTCACGCACCGAGAAGGCGATCCAGGCGGAATTGCAGGAGATCGCGACCAATCACACGACCCTGGTCATTGCCCACCGGCTTTCCACCATCATGGATGCCGATCAGATCCTGGTAATGGAACATGGTCGCATTATCGAACGCGGTGCCCACAGCGAACTACTGACGCGCAACGGCGCCTATGCCCACATGTGGGCGCTGCAACAGCAGGAACAAAAGGAAGAGGAACAGCGGATGAAAGCGGTCAGTAGCTGA
- a CDS encoding TusE/DsrC/DsvC family sulfur relay protein, with translation MPDIMKFIVNEGAIEKDPAGNLIGLDDWSEDIARKLASEMRIELKPDHWEVIHFLRELYRRHGQVLHARTLLLALEERFSRMGGRKYLYQLFPGGAVTQASKIAGLPAPKDSVNPSFGSSM, from the coding sequence ATGCCCGACATAATGAAATTCATCGTTAATGAAGGCGCGATCGAGAAGGACCCGGCAGGAAACCTGATTGGGCTGGATGACTGGTCAGAGGACATTGCCCGGAAGCTGGCCAGTGAAATGAGAATAGAACTCAAGCCGGATCACTGGGAAGTGATTCATTTCCTGCGCGAGCTTTATCGGAGGCATGGACAAGTGCTGCACGCACGTACATTGCTTCTGGCTCTCGAAGAGCGGTTTTCCAGAATGGGCGGGCGCAAATACCTCTATCAACTCTTTCCAGGCGGTGCGGTGACGCAGGCCTCCAAAATTGCCGGTTTGCCTGCTCCCAAGGACAGCGTAAATCCCTCGTTCGGTTCGTCTATGTAG
- a CDS encoding VWA-like domain-containing protein, whose protein sequence is MNSNVPNNNAVEDKLVAARTWLIIDKPFLGALVLRLPLVEANPKWCPTTATDARSFYYNPRYIEALSFEQTKFILAHEALHCALSHFARREHRDKRRWDLACDFAINPLLVGDGLKPAPDALILDAYQDMTAEEIYPCLQENVEQKPMDQHLYDQDDKPPGPGEQGGGESGEGQAPDDDGSGSQGEIDSQANGAPQPPPLSGPERDSLHKQWQQRLASAAQQAIQAGKLGGSMARIVDHLLQPQLPWRMLLAHYMTRAARDDYSFAHPSRREGTAILPGMRSQHIDLVVVLDTSGSISDEEMKEFVSEVNAIKGQVGARITLHACDDKLAQDGPWTFEPWEEIELPKQWHGGGGTRFTPIFDWAESQERPPNLLMYFTDAKGEFPKREPFYPVLWLVKGKEKVPWGQRIQLN, encoded by the coding sequence GTGAATTCGAATGTTCCCAACAACAACGCCGTCGAAGACAAGCTGGTTGCCGCGCGCACCTGGCTGATCATCGACAAGCCCTTCCTTGGTGCATTGGTATTGCGCCTGCCGCTGGTGGAGGCGAATCCGAAATGGTGCCCAACCACCGCGACCGATGCGCGCTCGTTCTATTACAACCCCCGCTATATCGAGGCGCTTTCTTTCGAGCAAACCAAATTTATCCTGGCGCATGAGGCGCTGCATTGCGCACTGTCGCACTTTGCACGCCGCGAGCACCGCGACAAACGTCGCTGGGACCTAGCCTGCGATTTTGCGATTAACCCTCTGCTCGTGGGAGACGGACTGAAACCGGCACCGGATGCGCTTATTCTCGACGCCTACCAGGACATGACCGCGGAGGAAATTTATCCCTGCCTCCAGGAAAATGTCGAGCAAAAACCCATGGATCAGCATCTGTACGATCAGGACGATAAGCCGCCGGGACCGGGCGAACAGGGTGGCGGCGAAAGTGGCGAGGGACAGGCACCGGACGATGACGGCAGCGGGAGCCAAGGCGAAATCGATTCACAAGCCAATGGTGCGCCACAGCCACCGCCGCTTTCCGGCCCGGAACGCGATTCGCTCCACAAGCAGTGGCAACAACGCCTCGCCTCGGCCGCGCAACAGGCCATTCAGGCCGGCAAACTTGGCGGTTCGATGGCGCGCATCGTGGACCACTTGCTGCAACCGCAGCTGCCGTGGCGCATGCTGCTCGCACACTACATGACGCGCGCCGCGCGCGACGATTACAGCTTCGCGCATCCGTCACGGCGCGAGGGCACCGCCATCCTGCCCGGTATGCGCAGCCAGCACATTGACCTCGTCGTGGTACTCGACACCAGTGGTTCCATCTCGGACGAGGAAATGAAGGAATTCGTGAGCGAGGTCAACGCCATCAAGGGCCAGGTCGGCGCACGCATCACGTTGCACGCCTGCGACGACAAGCTGGCCCAAGACGGGCCCTGGACCTTCGAACCGTGGGAGGAAATTGAACTGCCGAAACAGTGGCACGGCGGCGGCGGAACACGATTCACGCCCATCTTCGATTGGGCCGAGAGCCAGGAACGGCCACCGAATCTGCTGATGTACTTCACCGACGCTAAGGGTGAATTCCCCAAGCGCGAGCCGTTCTATCCGGTGCTGTGGCTGGTCAAGGGCAAGGAGAAAGTGCCTTGGGGCCAACGCATCCAATTAAACTGA
- a CDS encoding lytic transglycosylase domain-containing protein — MAIFSVCSVARAEVYVYEMPDGSRMITDHPINAKHSRVVRVAPTVKGAGQLAAQKNSPVFREAPATYDRLIRRYADEYGVDFALVKAIMQAESSFNPYAVSDKGARGLMQMMPSTAGQYGVQDIYNPGENIRAAVQHLKYLFDTFDHRPVLVIAAYNAGENAVKKHRGIPPYEETENYVKKVLQYKRQYTPNYRIFSVAANPSGG, encoded by the coding sequence TTGGCGATATTTTCTGTCTGCAGCGTGGCACGGGCCGAGGTGTACGTGTACGAAATGCCGGACGGCTCGCGCATGATCACCGACCATCCGATCAATGCCAAACACTCGCGCGTCGTGCGCGTGGCTCCTACCGTAAAGGGCGCAGGGCAGCTCGCGGCGCAGAAGAACAGCCCGGTGTTTCGTGAAGCACCTGCCACCTATGACCGTCTCATCCGACGTTACGCCGATGAGTACGGTGTGGATTTTGCGCTGGTCAAGGCCATCATGCAGGCAGAATCGTCGTTCAATCCTTACGCCGTGTCGGACAAAGGCGCGCGTGGTTTGATGCAGATGATGCCGTCCACGGCAGGTCAATATGGCGTGCAGGACATTTACAACCCGGGCGAGAATATTCGCGCGGCGGTACAGCACCTGAAATATTTATTCGACACCTTCGACCACAGACCTGTGCTCGTTATCGCCGCTTACAACGCTGGCGAAAACGCAGTGAAAAAACATCGCGGCATACCGCCTTACGAAGAGACAGAGAATTACGTCAAAAAGGTTTTGCAATATAAACGTCAGTACACTCCCAACTATCGTATATTCAGCGTTGCCGCCAATCCCTCCGGCGGTTGA
- the pgl gene encoding 6-phosphogluconolactonase, producing the protein MSAQAPMTRWQVFPDGAALADQAAAMILDAARAAITARGVFHVVLAGGNTPKDAYERLRECGANWAKWQIYFGDERCLPRGDPERNDTMARRAWLDHIRIPPVNVHPIPAEQGAEKGAERYVEILRRVPEFDLVLLGLGVDGHTASLFPGRQERLGMSDADVIAVSTAPKPPPERVSLSATRLSRAQRVLYMVGGESKRAAVKSWRAGADIPPQHITPTLGIDVYVDRAAWPEA; encoded by the coding sequence GTGAGCGCGCAGGCACCGATGACGCGCTGGCAGGTGTTTCCGGATGGAGCCGCGCTCGCGGATCAGGCGGCGGCGATGATTCTCGATGCCGCGCGCGCTGCCATAACGGCACGTGGCGTGTTTCATGTCGTGCTGGCCGGGGGCAATACGCCGAAGGATGCCTATGAACGGTTGCGCGAGTGTGGGGCGAATTGGGCCAAGTGGCAGATTTATTTCGGTGACGAACGCTGCCTGCCGCGCGGCGATCCCGAACGCAACGACACCATGGCGCGCCGCGCCTGGCTCGACCACATCAGAATTCCACCCGTGAATGTCCATCCCATCCCGGCCGAGCAGGGCGCGGAAAAGGGCGCGGAACGTTATGTCGAAATCCTTCGCCGCGTGCCGGAGTTCGATCTGGTGCTGCTGGGGCTGGGCGTGGACGGCCACACCGCCAGCCTGTTCCCTGGTCGCCAGGAAAGACTGGGGATGAGCGACGCTGATGTTATTGCGGTAAGCACGGCGCCGAAACCGCCGCCGGAGCGCGTGAGTTTGAGCGCCACGCGGCTGAGCCGTGCGCAGCGAGTTTTGTATATGGTGGGCGGCGAATCCAAGCGCGCGGCGGTGAAGTCGTGGCGTGCGGGGGCGGATATACCACCACAGCACATCACGCCCACTCTGGGAATTGACGTGTATGTCGACCGCGCGGCGTGGCCGGAGGCATAG
- the zwf gene encoding glucose-6-phosphate dehydrogenase, translating to MADLGPCYFVIFGATGNLAARKLLPALYQLEAADRLHADLRFLAFARRDWTLSEWLGFLKQSVQEHFDKSFDPEVFKRFEARFDYVMGDLNDPQAYRRMMDELSKPRMGVCENMVFYLAIKPSDFLVVIEQLSKIGISRTHGRHRIVVEKPFGEDIESAQKLNAKLHHYFDEDQIYRIDHYLGKETVQNLLVFRFANTLIEPIWNRNYIDHVQITVAESEGVGRRAGYYDTAGALRDMLQNHLMQLLTLVAMEPPAKLDADSLSDEKVKVLRSIRPIPPQSVGDYAYRAQYATGRVNNHDVPGYLDEEGVAKASATETFVAAKFYIDNWRWRSVPFFLRTGKRMADNFALIAIRFRHPPQLLFHEAGAAHIDPNWILLSMQPTECMHIELHAKEPGLGMNTRIVRLNATYRPSQATTMEAYKTLLLDVVEGDRSLFLRFDEVEWAWRVVDPILRDWSQRRDYIATYPGGTWGPREAGRLFEREDQVWRNEI from the coding sequence ATGGCGGATCTCGGACCCTGTTATTTCGTCATCTTCGGCGCCACCGGCAACCTCGCCGCGCGCAAGCTGCTGCCGGCGCTCTACCAGTTGGAAGCAGCGGACCGGCTGCACGCCGACCTGCGCTTCCTCGCCTTCGCCCGGCGCGACTGGACCCTGAGCGAATGGCTCGGCTTCCTCAAGCAGAGCGTCCAGGAGCATTTCGACAAGTCATTCGATCCGGAGGTATTCAAGCGCTTCGAGGCGCGCTTCGATTACGTCATGGGCGATCTCAATGATCCGCAGGCCTACAGGCGCATGATGGACGAGCTCAGCAAGCCGCGCATGGGTGTGTGCGAGAACATGGTGTTTTATCTCGCCATCAAGCCGTCCGATTTTCTGGTGGTGATCGAGCAACTGAGCAAGATCGGCATCAGCCGCACCCACGGCCGCCACCGCATCGTGGTGGAAAAGCCCTTCGGCGAGGATATCGAGAGCGCGCAGAAGCTGAACGCGAAACTGCATCACTATTTCGATGAAGACCAGATTTACCGCATCGATCATTACCTCGGCAAGGAAACGGTGCAAAACCTGCTGGTGTTCCGTTTCGCCAACACCCTGATCGAGCCGATCTGGAACCGCAACTACATCGACCACGTGCAGATCACCGTGGCCGAGTCCGAGGGTGTGGGCCGGCGCGCCGGTTACTACGACACCGCCGGCGCGCTACGCGACATGCTGCAAAACCACCTGATGCAGTTGCTGACGCTGGTGGCGATGGAGCCGCCGGCGAAGCTCGACGCCGACTCCCTGAGTGACGAGAAGGTGAAGGTGCTGCGCTCGATACGTCCCATTCCGCCGCAAAGCGTGGGCGATTACGCCTACCGCGCCCAATACGCTACCGGGCGCGTGAACAACCATGACGTGCCGGGTTATCTCGACGAGGAAGGCGTGGCCAAGGCCTCGGCGACCGAGACCTTTGTCGCGGCCAAGTTCTATATCGACAATTGGCGCTGGCGCAGCGTCCCGTTTTTCCTGCGTACCGGCAAGCGCATGGCTGATAATTTTGCACTCATCGCAATCCGCTTCCGCCATCCGCCGCAACTGCTGTTCCATGAGGCCGGCGCGGCACACATCGACCCCAACTGGATATTGCTGTCCATGCAACCGACCGAGTGCATGCACATCGAACTGCACGCGAAGGAGCCCGGACTCGGCATGAATACGCGCATCGTGCGCCTTAACGCCACGTATCGCCCAAGCCAGGCGACTACGATGGAGGCGTACAAGACGCTGCTGCTGGACGTCGTCGAAGGCGACCGCAGTCTGTTTCTTCGTTTCGACGAAGTCGAATGGGCGTGGCGCGTGGTCGATCCGATCCTGCGCGACTGGTCGCAACGCCGCGATTACATTGCTACCTACCCGGGCGGCACCTGGGGCCCGCGCGAGGCCGGCCGCCTGTTCGAGCGTGAGGACCAGGTCTGGCGCAACGAGATTTGA
- a CDS encoding AAA family ATPase — MRPALILAVLEREFLSTREGHHTPVMLWGPPGVGKSQMVAQVANKHGVPVIDVRLSQMEPTDLRGIPFRVGDVVEWAIPAMLPDTKRHGAEGILFLDEITSAAPTVSAAAYQLILDRRLGAYVVPAGWAIFAAGNRQGDRGVTYSMPAPLANRFSHFGVETHLDDWVAWAYANNIDERVIAFLRFRPELLFDFDPAHNPVAFPSPRSWEFAHRALAKFGERPELLLGSLEACVGPAAGVELKAFIDNLDNLPDIDAIIQGTSTSVPKEIDLQYAVAAALVGRAIRAKGSADEATVFGHILDYAGRFPSREMGVMLVSDMQRAVGEKLFALPQFALWAKKIANVMIFDMWQKPAVAKSK, encoded by the coding sequence ATGCGCCCAGCGCTCATCCTTGCCGTTCTCGAACGTGAATTCCTGAGCACCCGCGAGGGCCACCACACGCCGGTCATGCTGTGGGGCCCGCCCGGTGTCGGCAAGTCGCAGATGGTGGCGCAAGTGGCGAACAAGCATGGCGTTCCGGTCATTGATGTCCGTCTGTCGCAAATGGAGCCAACCGATCTGCGTGGCATTCCGTTCCGCGTCGGTGACGTCGTTGAGTGGGCCATTCCGGCGATGCTGCCGGATACCAAACGCCACGGCGCCGAGGGCATCCTGTTTCTCGACGAAATCACTTCGGCAGCGCCAACGGTTTCCGCCGCCGCCTACCAATTGATCCTCGATCGGCGGCTCGGCGCCTATGTCGTTCCCGCGGGCTGGGCCATCTTCGCTGCTGGCAACCGCCAGGGCGACCGTGGTGTCACCTACAGCATGCCCGCGCCGCTGGCGAACCGCTTTTCCCACTTCGGAGTAGAGACCCATCTCGACGACTGGGTCGCCTGGGCCTACGCAAATAATATCGACGAACGTGTCATCGCGTTCCTGCGCTTCCGCCCTGAATTGCTGTTCGACTTCGACCCGGCACACAACCCCGTGGCCTTCCCGAGCCCGCGCTCGTGGGAATTCGCGCATCGCGCACTGGCCAAGTTCGGCGAAAGACCAGAGCTGCTGCTGGGCTCGCTCGAAGCCTGTGTCGGCCCGGCCGCTGGGGTGGAGCTCAAGGCCTTCATCGACAATCTCGACAACCTGCCGGACATCGACGCCATTATCCAGGGAACATCCACCTCCGTCCCGAAGGAAATCGATCTGCAATATGCCGTGGCGGCGGCGCTCGTGGGTCGGGCGATCCGCGCCAAAGGCAGCGCCGATGAAGCCACGGTATTCGGCCACATCCTCGATTACGCGGGGCGTTTTCCGAGCCGGGAAATGGGCGTGATGCTGGTCTCGGACATGCAGCGCGCCGTGGGCGAAAAACTTTTTGCACTTCCGCAATTTGCGCTATGGGCCAAAAAGATCGCCAACGTGATGATCTTCGACATGTGGCAGAAACCCGCTGTGGCTAAATCTAAATAG